Proteins found in one Anopheles aquasalis chromosome 3, idAnoAquaMG_Q_19, whole genome shotgun sequence genomic segment:
- the LOC126576867 gene encoding DNA-directed RNA polymerase III subunit RPC9: MEIVNPNAAILTNYEVMTALKNMKNNKKKYGLHNLATITYETVQYLEETPCKEQTTPAIIEFLQAMKRFNLTKNECLMMVNDPPSSPLHIQLMIEDSDERLTEEQVACIIELAAKLRPAVATETTDTTTSGSTPQAGDDGNRA, from the coding sequence ATGGAGATCGTTAATCCCAATGCGGCCATCCTGACGAACTACGAGGTCATGACGGCGCTGAAGAATATgaagaacaacaagaaaaagtACGGTCTGCACAATCTGGCCACCATCACGTACGAGACGGTGCAGTATCTTGAGGAGACACCGTGCAAGGAGCAGACGACGCCCGCGATCATCGAGTTCCTGCAGGCAATGAAGCGCTTCAACCTGACCAAAAACGAGTGCCTCATGATGGTGAACGATCCACCGAGCTCACCGCTACACATCCAGCTCATGATCGAGGATTCGGACGAACGGTTGACCGAGGAGCAGGTCGCGTGTATCATCGAGCTGGCCGCGAAACTGCGACCAGCGGTTGCCACGGAAACAACGGATACTACCACTTCAGGATCGACACCACAggctggcgatgatggcaaCCGGGCATAA
- the LOC126577596 gene encoding uncharacterized protein LOC126577596 yields the protein MSVYGSSVQPANVSVIIRLQNLPLSANASDVRAFLAGLAIPDGGVHIVGGERGDAFIAFSNDEDARQAIFRSGRPVKGVPVSLQLSSRAEMQRVIEEVRRAAQAYEQQSRGDDEPSDIAAVTASSLSAVLPNILTSPKGLSASAENRQGTLPVAATSVINAAYGALATIGGNVAKTTQLQPPIISLTDFLGGAGVTTAQKVVTAPSVDPTKPSSLVAATVAPVATTAAAASTVSPLALPGGSSYQEIPGLSLVGGGTQDASTSVAALSSSGIASWLSAISEQLQQTNAAQQRIQSAAVTATTPLGATNALSSTLSAAYGSAVITSNMSNIMTNNMNNNNINSNSSTMPFFGNGQPIVSEGPWKTLQRDSNRRSRSSSRDRHDNRSRLEQSRHQGRHQQRRSSRSSSRERRRRSLSSSRERGGSASRGTRKFRSSRSSSRERWSRSSSREPPAAAAQRQRQRRSRSTSRDRFGCTRSKQRSRSRSRDRHRSSRDSSRERNQKEGGGSGSGSGGTRDSTRSRWNRPERSSRFSDRDNSIDSTSNSSLQQWNSFNNNTINNNGTPFTETVAAMQNQPVYTGPSGAMLATMNQVSEPIFGLHTMTALEQQQQRAHVIGPHGHMIPARSGKITPPPALGNGGSGSMFRSSSPLPASVYAARHTSDYAVRLGNLDSLISYSNIRRFFLSNTIATQGIKMINDEHGRRTGVAYVQFSRKEGKTCALQRNGELFRRKRIQVESITDQEFEQAIDSYRPTGGDAGDDRRNRRAGNRSRFDDGNDEVIEIDADQGNDDNGSRWQRTGQQEHGDQPEQKSTTALKVRNLPTLTTEQDIMKMFSDFTVVEVLIVRNHAIPKQLDGYIRFHRQEDAREAWNQTHRHYIANKRVIVRMCSELDYAVAKNEYENPVEPPQSIDEEEGREKEKHQQQQQMNASDHDRQPALSSSSSLLQDDDVQIIGEVQESTNFKGMHGGDPVSRDPFQRSIDWNVEKNWDEEEENMPPRGGRQGSVDGRDMGFSSSSSSSMQPQPGAVGRDPRLNRDPRMNRFASNSDQQQQQQQNQERQNNGNEVNSQLQQQQMQHLQQMQLLQQLHQQQQQQQQQQQQQQDNGDDRWPMQHDPRRMNGNSNDSSELFQRTNCLLLRNVKATATKRDVYEFFAEDGFRAKDVQLVADEWGFRTGEAVVQFDSASEAAHAESKSSQMLANQTVFASHLDRGQVGELLQRFYEQEQKRNENQQRHSRSEGSPPRSRLNGGRGSENDDDGDDDPRSCVVGMFNLAYKTTVEDVQRFFREYRLPVENIKRVFMNDGKATGEALVRFRNPREARRAIRESGNQRMLGRIVRLRIVEDGTEPRSRKVY from the exons ATGAGTGTGTACGGTAGCAGCGTGCAGCCAGCCAACGTGAGTGTGATCATTCGCCTGCAGAACCTGCCCTTGTCGGCCAATGCGTCCGATGTGCGCGCCTTCCTCGCAGGGCTCGCGATACCGGACGGTGGCGTTCATATCGTCGGTGGTGAGCGGGGCGACGCGTTCATTGCGTTCAG TAACGACGAAGATGCACGCCAGGCAATCTTTCGCAGTGGACGCCCGGTGAAGGGTGTCCCGGTATCACTGCAACTCTCGTCGAGAGCGGAAATGCAAAGGGTGATCGAAGAAGTCCGAAGAGCAGCTCAGGCCTATGAGCAGCAGAGTCGTGGAGATGACGAGCCATCCGATATCGCTGCTGTAACTGCCTCTTCGCTTTCTGCAGTCCTTCCCAACATCTTGACGAGTCCCAAGGGGCTGTCGGCGAGTGCTGAAAACCGTCAGGGTACGCTGCCGGTCGCTGCCACGTCAGTAATAAATGCTGCCTACGGGGCTCTTGCAACGATCGGCGGAAACGTTGCCAAAACTACTCAGCTACAACCACCGATCATCAGTTTAACCGATTTTCTGGGTGGTGCCGGGGTGACTACCGCTCAGAAGGTGGTAACTGCGCCATCAGTTGATCCCACGAAGCCCTCTTCTCTGGTTGCCGCCACTGTTGCACctgttgctactactgctgcggCCGCCAGCACAGTTAGTCCACTGGCATTGCCCGGTGGTTCCTCTTATCAAGAAATTCCCGGATTATCGCTAGTGGGAGGAGGTACACAGGATGCGAGTACTAGTGTCGCTGCGCTCAGTAGTTCCGGCATTGCTAGCTGGTTATCGGCGATTAGTGAGCAGTTACAGCAAACCAACGCTGCCCAACAACGGATCCAATCGGCGGCGGTGACGGCGACAACACCGTTGGGTGCGACTAATGCTCTGTCCTCCACGTTATCGGCCGCATACGGATCGGCAGTGATCACAAGCAACATGAGCAACATTATGACCAACAACATGAATAACAataacatcaacagcaacagcagcacgatgcCGTTCTTTGGTAATGGGCAACCGATCGTATCCGAGGGTCCCTGGAAAACGCTGCAACGGGACAGCAATCGTCGTAGTAGATCGTCGTCACGCGATCGTCACGACAACCGGAGTCGACTGGAGCAGTCACGTCACCAGgggcgccaccagcagcgccgaTCAAGCCGTTCGTCGTCCCGTGAACGGCGTCGCCGGAGTTTATCCTCTTCGCGTGAACGTGGTGGTAGTGCTAGCCGCGGAACGCGAAAATTCCGCAGCTCACGATCCTCATCTCGTGAGCGCTGGTCACGCAGCTCGAGCCgcgagccaccagcagcggcggcacAACGTCAGCGTCAACGGCGTAGCCGTAGCACGAGCCGTGATCGGTTCGGATGCACCCGATCGAAGCAGCGTAGCCGATCGCGTTCCCGTGATCGCCATCGAAGCAGTCGTGATAGTAGCCgggaaagaaatcaaaaggaaggcggcggcagcggtagTGGCAGCGGAGGCACACGAGATTCGACGCGATCACGCTGGAACCGTCCGGAGCGTTCCTCACGCTTCAGCGATCGGGacaattcgatcgattcgaccTCGAACTCATCTTTGCAGCAGTGGAATTCTTTCAAtaacaacaccatcaacaacaacggtacACCGTTCACGGAAACGGTGGCCGCTATGCAAAATCAGCCGGTATACACTGGGCCCTCTGGTGCGATGTTGGCCACGATGAACCAAGTCAGTGAGCCCATCTTCGGGTTGCATACGATGACGGcgctggagcagcaacagcagcgggcACACGTTATTGGACCGCACGGTCACATGATACCGGCACGCAGTGGTAAGATCACTCCACCACCCGCACTGGGCAACGGTGGTTCCGGATCAATGTTCCGGAGCAGCTCACCGTTGCCGGCGAGTGTGTACGCTGCGCGGCATACGAGCGATTATGCGGTGCGTCTAGGGAATCTAGATTCGCTCATCAGTTACAGTAACATCCGgcgtttcttcctttccaacACGATCGCTACGCAAGGCATCAAGATGATCAACGATGAGCACGGCCGGCGGACGGGAGTAGCGTACGTGCAGTTCTCGCGCAAGGAGGGCAAAACGTGTGCTCTGCAGCGTAACGGTGAGCTGTTTCGACGAAAGCGCATCCAGGTGGAATCGATTACGGATCAGGAATTCGAACAAGCAATCGATTCGTATCGACCAACTGGTGGAGACGCTGGTGATGATCGTCGTAACAGACGCGCTGGTAATCGGTCGCGGTTTGACGATGGGAACGATGAGGTGATCGAAATCGATGCCGATCAGGGTAACGATGACAATGGTAGCAGGTGGCAACGCACCGGCCAACAGGAACACGGGGATCAGCCGGAGCAGAAATCGACGACCGCGTTGAAGGTGCGGAACCTACCGACGCTGACGACCGAGCAGGACATAATGAAAATGTTCTCCGATTTCACCGTGGTCGAGGTGCTGATCGTGCGCAACCACGCTATACCGAAGCAGCTCGACGGGTACATTCGGTTCCACCGGCAGGAGGATGCTCGGGAAGCCTGGAATCAAACGCATCGCCATTACATAGCCAACAAGCGGGTGATTGTGCGGATGTGCTCGGAGCTTGATTACGCGGTGGCCAAGAATGAGTACGAAAATCCGGTGGAGCCGCCGCAGTCCATtgacgaggaggagggaagagagaaggagaagcaccagcagcagcagcagatgaatgCGAGTGATCACGATCGTCAACcagcgttgtcgtcgtcgtcgtcgctgttgcaggacgacgacgtgcagATCATCGGAGAGGTACAGGAGTCAACGAACTTTAAGGGAATGCACGGCGGTGATCCGGTGAGCCGCGATCCGTTCCAACGTTCCATTGACTGGAATGTCGAGAAGAATTgggacgaagaagaggaaaatatGCCCCCGCGTGGTGGTAGACAGGGCTCAGTGGATGGGCGCGATATGggcttctcctcttcctcttcctcctcgatgCAACCTCAGCCAGGTGCCGTTGGACGGGATCCACGTTTGAATCGTGATCCACGAATGAATCGTTTTGCAAGCAATTctgatcaacagcaacagcagcagcagaaccaagAGAGACAAAATAATGGCAATGAGGTGAACAGTCAgcttcaacaacagcaaatgcAACATCTGCAGCAAATGCAACTACTACAGCAactgcatcaacagcagcaacagcagcagcagcagcagcaacagcaacaagacaATGGTGATGATCGTTGGCCAATGCAGCATGATCCACGGCGAATGAACGGTAACAGCAACGATAGTAGCGAGCTGTTTCAGCGCACcaactgtttgctgctgcgtaaCGTTAAAGCCACGGCAACCAAGCGGGATGTGTATGAGTTCTTTGCGGAGGATGGTTTCCGGGCGAAGGATGTGCAGCTGGTGGCGGATGAGTGGGGTTTCCGGACGGGCGAGGCAGTGGTTCAGTTCGATTCGGCCAGCGAGGCCGCACACGCGGAGTCCAAATCGTCACAAATGCTGGCCAACCAGACTGTCTTCGCCAGCCATCTCGATCGAGGTCAGGTGGGGGAATTGTTGCAGCGGTTTTACGAACAGGAGCAGAAACGGAACGAGAACCAGCAGCGCCATTCGCGGAGCGAAGGAAGCCCCCCTCGCTCCCGGTTAAACGGTGGCCGCGGTTCcgagaacgatgatgatggtgacgacgacccTCGCAGCTGTGTGGTGGGAATGTTCAATTTAGCCTACAAGACGACGGTCGAGGATGTGCAGCGGTTCTTCCGTGAGTACCGGTTACCGGtcgaaaacatcaaacgagTGTTTATGAATGATGGCAAGGCGACGGGTGAGGCACTGGTGCGGTTCCGGAATCCGCGCGAAGCGCGCCGGGCAATCCGGGAGAGTGGCAACCAGCGAATGTTGGGTCGCATTGTACGGCTGCGGATAGTGGAAGATGGTACGGAGCCTCGTAGTCGGAAGGTTTACTAA
- the LOC126577625 gene encoding protein lethal(2)essential for life codes for MSVVPMLFRDWWEDFDTPLRSSRLLDQHFGTGLRADDLFSSFSTSFPSRTVAPIAPSVLRGGYYRPWRNTALARQDSGSTLNLDKDRFQIILDVQQFTPEEITVKTLDRCIVVEGKHEEKQDEHGFVSRHFTRRYMLPGDHDPNDVVSTLSSDGVLTVTAPKKALPAPNPERSVPIKQTGVPAKEKPDQQLQQSQAQNVPVEQTK; via the exons ATGTCTGTCGTGCCAATGCTGTTCCGTGACTGGTGGGAGGACTTTGACACACCGCTGCGTTCGTCGCGCCTGCTGGATCAACATTTCGGCACCGGATTACG TGCCGACGATCTGTTCTCGTCCTTCTCGACTTCATTCCCATCGCGCACCGTGGCTCCGATTGCTCCCTCAGTACTGCGCGGTGGCTACTACCGTCCGTGGCGTAACACCGCGCTCGCACGCCAAGATTCCGGTTCCACGCTCAACCTCGATAAGGACCGCTTCCAGATCATTCTGGACGTGCAGCAGTTCACACCGGAAGAGATCACTGTCAAGACGCTGGACCGATGCATCGTGGTCGAGGGAAAGCACGAGGAGAAGCAGGACGAGCATGGATTCGTTTCGCGTCACTTCACCCGCCGCTACATGCTACCCG GTGATCACGATCCGAACGATGTCGTCTCGACGCTCTCCTCCGATGGTGTGCTAACGGTAACCGCACCGAAGAAGGCACTGCCAGCACCGAACCCGGAACGTAGCGTTCCGATCAAACAGACCGGTGTACCGGCGAAGGAGAAACCCgaccagcagctacagcaaTCGCAGGCCCAAAACGTGCCCGTGGAGCAGACGAAATGA